The Pseudonocardia broussonetiae DNA segment GCAGGCGGCTGCTCGACGGGGTCGACCGCACGGCCGCACGGCGCACCGAGCGCGCCCTGTTCTTCGATCCCTCCTTCGTCACCGACGAGCGCGTCGAGCACGCGATGGAGGTGGCGCGGCAGCCCGGCCAGGCCGAGGTGTTCCTGGAGGCGGCCCGCGAGCTCGGGACGTTCCGCGGGATCCGGGCGGCGTGGCGGTCGGCGCTGCTCGAGGAGGTGGCCCGCCACCCCCGCCCCACGCTGGTGGTGTGGGGCGACCGCGACCTCGTCCTCCCGCCCCACCACCTGCGCGCCGCCCGGGCCCTGCTCCCGCACGCCCGCACCCACGTCTTCGCCGACACGGGGCACGTGCCACAGGTGGAGCGGGCGGACGAGTTCGCCCGGTTGGTGCGGAGGACGGTGCTGGCGGAGGTTCGGGAGCGGGTGGAGGCGGGGTAGGGCGGTCGTCGCCTTCCGC contains these protein-coding regions:
- a CDS encoding alpha/beta fold hydrolase, which encodes MNGAFVDVRGARVRVHESGDPALPPVVLLHGIGRSLEDWEPQHERLADDHRVISLDMPGFGFSQRLPGPVTLRSLADGVLATLDALGEHRPVHLMGNSLGGAVSLQELALAPERVATLTLVNSAGFGKEVAIALRILAVPGVGRRLLDGVDRTAARRTERALFFDPSFVTDERVEHAMEVARQPGQAEVFLEAARELGTFRGIRAAWRSALLEEVARHPRPTLVVWGDRDLVLPPHHLRAARALLPHARTHVFADTGHVPQVERADEFARLVRRTVLAEVRERVEAG